One Rhododendron vialii isolate Sample 1 chromosome 2a, ASM3025357v1 genomic region harbors:
- the LOC131311081 gene encoding uncharacterized protein LOC131311081: MCLNRILDNKIFIHSPQTLSKKNSVLIMAEGSRSARGKSFNSDQDEAICNAYLCISQDPIIGTNQPRSKLWDRIAKKYTEFTGGDVRSDASIKSRWQVIQQACNKYRGYLRQIQRQHQSGMTEQNEIDLAKRHYKDTETKPFANLDCCWAILEHSMKWADLTPPRSDPRSSQMDTSSVPLSPDFSQNPNLDSPDFSQVPNTATTLEDSNPTSGGSVQSPRKRPPGCKASKAKLLKTKKSGNEEREWINLMEKFNQTTSDKESRRAEMEARRVAALERSTTNDERRVALEERKAAIKEKEMEDRIMQMDLDLVQDPQMKAYYQYRKGEILAKWTASSSSNGYFPDFPDY; the protein is encoded by the exons ATGTGTCTTAATAGAATTttagacaacaaaatttttattcattctCCACAAAcactctccaaaaaaaatagtgtattAATTATGGCAGAAGGAAGTCGTAGTGCGAGAGGAAAATCGTTCAACTCCGATCAAGATGAAGCAATTTGTAATGCTTACTTGTGCATTAGTCAAGACCCGATTATTGGTACCAACCAACCAAGATCTAAATTATGGGATCGGATTGcaaaaaaatacactgaattcACAGGAGGCGATGTACGATCGGATGCTTCTATCAAGTCTCGATGGCAAGTCATCCAGCAGGCTTGCAACAAATATCGTGGATATTTAAGGCAAATTCAAAGGCAACATCAAAGTGGAATGACAGAACAAAATGag ATTGATCTAGCGAAGAGACATTACAAAGATACTGAGACTAAACCTTTCGCCAATTTGGATTGTTGCTGGGCAATCTTAGAACACAGTATGAAGTGGGCGGATTTAACCCCACCCAGGTCCGACCCAAGATCTTCACAAATGGATACAAGTTCGGTCCCGCTATCTCCTgatttctctcaaaatccaaatttagactctcctgatttctctcaagttccaaacacagcgACTACATTAGAAGATAGCAATCCTACGAGTGGAGGTAGTGTTCAGTCTCCAAGAAAGAGGCCTCCCGGATGTAAAGCATCGAAGGCAAAATTATTGAAGACCAAAAAATCAGGAAATGAAGAACGTGAATGGATAAACTTGATGGAAAAATTCAACCAAACTACATCTGACAAGGAAAGTAGGAGAGCTGAAATGGAAGCAAGAAGAGTCGCGGCTTTGGAAAGGTCTACAACAAATGATGAGAGAAGGGTGGCGCTTGAGGAGAGAAAGGCagcaataaaggaaaaagagatggaAGATAGGATTATGCAAATGGACTTGGATTTGGTTCAAGACCCCCAAATGAAGGCTTATTACCAGTATCGCAAGGGTGAAATCTTGGCTAAATGGACGGCTAGCTCAAGTTCGAACGGTTATTTTCCTGATTTTCCTGATTATTga